In a single window of the Elaeis guineensis isolate ETL-2024a chromosome 4, EG11, whole genome shotgun sequence genome:
- the LOC105044262 gene encoding LOW QUALITY PROTEIN: uncharacterized protein (The sequence of the model RefSeq protein was modified relative to this genomic sequence to represent the inferred CDS: inserted 3 bases in 2 codons) gives MDPGRRHSHSQSLSLNLLSTGRLLLSFFLILHYSSAMAVAATTASSILESQARVLLHWKSTFQNSHAQQLSSWSLSNYTCMWYGITCTENNGGRAVITGISLPRAGLVGKLDSLNFSALPSLTHLHLRRNYFFGTIPPRISTLFALTSLDLSHNHLSGNLSIAFASLSSLIEIDLSSNKFTGALPPEIGQLKSLHALRLSQNNLTGPPTXNLRLLYLYRNQLSSYIPHELGNLVNLLELRISYNYLIGSIPSSLGNLITLKSLVLGVNNLSGTISHELGNLMNLSDLDIAENQLSGSIPSILVNLTNLRQLYLHRNLFSGNIPHELGNLVNLTNLTISYNDLIGSIPSTLGNLIKLKILHLGVNNLSSTIPYELGNLVNLSDLDIGENQLSGSIPSILGXLTNLKLLYLHRNLFSGNIPHELGNLVNLTNLAISYNNLRGSIPSSVGNLTKLNTLHLGVNNLSGIIPHELGKLVNLRILHITENQLCGSIPSTLGNVTTLIDFRAFSNQLSGSLPEELGNHTNLVVLDMSDNNLFGYLPSQICKGGALQHFTIQNNHFEGPIPRSLKTCSSLFRVRLERNNLKGNISEDFGIYPNLDYIDMSYNQLYGQISPSWAYCQNLTYFRISGNLLTGNIPSELGKLLQLRVLDLSSNQLTGDIPRELGTMRSLFNLTLSNNKISEVIPKEFGNLSNLEILDLSNNDISGLIPQQLEGCINLRTLKLGKNKLNGSIPSQIGKLERLQDLLDLSHNFFGGKIPSQLASLTYLISLNLSHNNLSGAIPSSFGSMLSLSSIDVSYNNLEGPIPRSKLFQNAQVEWFIHNKGLCGEVPSLPSCGSATASTRHSTKNHVVLFAITPILGSLVLLGMSFIITIALCRREKPTKQKDNDVIVGDLFSILNFDGRVTYDYIINASENFDEKYCIGSGTYGKVYKVELPMEQVVAVKKLHPIEGMFDGKDFESEIQALTRIRHRNIVKLHGFCSNSSCKFLIYQYIEKGSLASNLHSQEIAEELNWERRAHIIKDVAHALSYMHHDCNPSIVHRDISSNNVLLDSDFKAYISDFGTARILRPDLSNWSMLAGTIGYTAPELSYTTKANEKCDVYSFGIVILEIIMGRHPGDLIFSLSSSDIRQMLFIDVLDQRISPPTAYMVKEVLLLAIIAFSCIHGTPQARPTMQRVSHLFINGNIPTIHEPFNSIKLHQLVEFSIYM, from the exons atggaTCCTGGTCGCAGGCATTCCCACTCCCAATCCCTCTCTCTGAATCTCCTATCCACCGGCCGCCTCCTGCTATCCTTCTTCCTAATTCTTCACTACTCATCAGCGATGGCAGTTGCTGCGACCACTGCTTCTTCAATCCTTGAATCCCAAGCGAGAGTTCTGCTTCACTGGAAATCCACCTTTCAAAATTCACATGCGCAACAACTCAGTTCTTGGTCTCTCTCCAACTATACTTGCATGTGGTATGGTATCACTTGCACGGAGAATAATGGAGGCCGAGCTGTGATCACTGGCATCAGCCTACCTCGTGCGGGCTTGGTAGGTAAGCTCGATAGCCTCAACTTCTCCGCCCTCCCATCTCTCACTCACCTCCACCTCCGACGCAACTACTTCTTTGGAACAATCCCGCCCCGCATCAGCACGCTTTTCGCTCTCACCTCCCTCGATCTCTCCCACAATCACCTTTCCGGCAATCTGTCCATCGCTTTTGCCAGCCTCTCTAGCCTGATTGAGATCGATCTCTCCTCGAACAAATTCACAGGCGCACTGCCTCCAGAGattggtcagctcaagagtctacATGCACTTCGTTTATCCCAAAACAATCTCACTGGACCACCAAC CAACCTAAGGTTGCTTTACCTTTATAGAAACCAATTATCTAGTTATATTCCTCATGAGCTAGGCAATCTAGTTAATCTCTTGGAGCTAAGAATCTCATATAATTATTTAATAGGTTCCATCCCTTCCAGTTTAGGAAATCTCATCACACTCAAGTCTTTGGTCCTCGGCGTAAATAATTTATCTGGCACCATCTCTCATGAATTAGGCAACCTAATGAACTTAAGTGATCTGGATATCGCAGAAAATCAACTATCAGGCTCCATCCCTTCAATCCTTGTTAACCTAACCAACTTAAGACAGCTCTACCTTCACAGAAACCTATTCTCTGGTAATATCCCCCATGAACTAGGCAATCTAGTTAACCTCACGAATCTAACAATCTCATACAATGATTTAATAGGTTCCATCCCTTCCACTTTAGGCAATCTCATCAAACTCAAAATCTTGCACCTTGGCGTAAATAATCTCTCTAGCACCATCCCTTATGAATTAGGCAATTTAGTGAACTTAAGTGATCTAGATATCGGAGAAAATCAACTATCGGGCTCCATCCCTTCAATCCTTG ACCTAACCAACCTAAAATTGCTTTATCTTCATAGAAACCTATTCTCTGGTAATATACCCCATGAACTTGGCAATCTAGTTAACCTCACGAATCTAGCAATCTCATACAATAATTTAAGAGGTTCCATCCCTTCTAGTGTAGGCAATCTCACCAAACTCAACACCTTGCACCTCGGTGTAAATAATTTATCCGGCATCATCCCTCATGAATTAGGCAAACTAGTGAACTTAAGAATTCTACATATCACTGAAAATCAACTATGTGGCTCCATCCCTTCTACTTTAGGAAACGTCACCACTTTAATAGATTTTCGTGCTTTTAGCAATCAATTGTCCGGCTCTTTACCTGAGGAACTGGGTAATCACACCAACTTGGTTGTCCTAGACATGAGTGATAATAATTTATTTGGTTACCTACCTTCACAAATCTGTAAAGGAGGTGCACTTCAACATTTTACTATACAAAACAACCACTTTGAGGGCCCCATTCCAAGAAGTCTAAAAACCTGCTCTAGCTTATTTAGGGTTCGTCTTGAAAGAAACAATCTTAAAGGAAATATCTCTGAAGACTTTGGGATATACCCCAATCTAGACTACATTGACATGAGTTACAACCAATTATACGGCCAAATCTCGCCAAGTTGGGCATATTGTCAAAATTTGACATACTTCAGGATTTCAGGAAATCTACTTACCGGGAACATACCCTCTGAATTAGGGAAATTGCTTCAACTAAGAGTCCTGGACCTTTCTTCAAATCAACTTACAGGAGATATACCAAGAGAGTTAGGTACCATGAGGTCATTGTTCAACTTAACCTTGAGCAATAACAAAATATCTGAAGTAATTCCCAAAGAGTTTGGAAATTTGTCCAATCTAGAGATTCTTGATTTATCTAACAATGACATCAGTGGCCTAATACCCCAACAATTAGAGGGTTGCATTAACTTGCGCACCTTGAAATTGGGAAAAAATAAACTCAATGGGAGCATTCCTTCTCAAATTGGAAAGTTAGAAAGATTGCAAGATTTACTTGACCTGAGCCATAATTTTTTTGGAGGAAAGATACCATCACAACTAGCAAGTTTGACATATTTAATATCTTTGAACTTGTCCCACAATAATCTATCAGGTGCCATTCCTTCATCTTTTGGAAGCATGTTGAGTTTGTCATCAATTGATGTATCATACAACAATTTGGAAGGCCCAATCCCAAGAAGCAAATTGTTTCAAAATGCTCAAGTAGAATGGTTCATCCATAATAAAGGTTTATGTGGTGAAGTGCCAAGTTTGCCTTCTTGTGGATCAGCCACTGCAAGCACTCGACATTCAACTAAAAACCATGTTGTACTCTTTGCTATCACTCCTATATTAGGCAGCTTGGTTCTTTTAGGCATGTCTTTCATCATCACTATAGCTCTTTGTAGGAGAGAAAAACCTACAAAGCAAAAGGATAACGATGTTATTGTCGGCGATTTATTTTCGATATTGAATTTTGATGGAAGAGTCACCTATGACTATATCATCAATGCATCTGAAAATTTTGATGAGAAATATTGCATCGGGAGTGGAACATATGGCAAAGTTTATAAAGTAGAACTTCCAATGGAACAAGTGGTGGCTGTTAAAAAACTTCATCCAATAGAAGGAATGTTTGATGGGAAAGATTTCGAGAGCGAGATTCAAGCATTAACTAGAATTCGTCATCGCAACATTGTGAAACTTCATGGGTTTTGCTCAAATTCAAGTTGTAAATTTCTTATATATCAGTATATTGAGAAAGGAAGTTTAGCTAGCAACCTTCATAGTCAAGAAATAGCAGAGGAATTGAATTGGGAGAGAAGAGCTCATATTATCAAAGACGTGGCTCATGCTCTATCATATATGCACCATGATTGCAATCCATCCATAGTGCATCGGGATATTTCTAGTAATAATGTATTATTAGACTCCGATTTCAAGGCCTATATTTCGGACTTCGGCACTGCAAGAATTTTAAGACCTGATTTATCAAATTGGAGCATGCTAGCAGGCACAATTGGATATACTGCCCCAG AGCTTTCATACACAACAAAGGCGAATGAGAAATGTGATGTATATAGCTTTGGCATAGTAATATTAGAAATAATAATGGGAAGGCATCCAGGTGATCTTATCTTCTCTCTATCATCGTCAGACATCCGGCAGATGTTATTCATTGATGTGTTAGATCAACGTATCTCACCTCCTACAGCTTATATGGTAAAAGAAGTGCTGTTGCTGGCTATTATAGCATTTTCGTGCATCCATGGTACACCACAAGCACGACCAACCATGCAAAGGGTATCTCACTTATTCATAAATGGCAATATTCCAACTATTCACGAGCCATTCAATTCAATTAAATTACATCAATTAGTGGAGTTTTCAATATATATGTAG